From Woronichinia naegeliana WA131, the proteins below share one genomic window:
- a CDS encoding transposase — MLEWWTKNFASCELGDERLNNRAFSIGKKLSEGFGKALSEVFKGGNELKRAYEFLGIRKQTLSR, encoded by the coding sequence ATGTTGGAATGGTGGACAAAAAACTTTGCCAGTTGTGAATTGGGAGACGAGAGGCTAAACAATCGTGCCTTCTCGATTGGGAAAAAGTTAAGTGAGGGGTTTGGAAAAGCCTTATCAGAAGTGTTTAAGGGAGGAAACGAGTTAAAGAGGGCCTATGAATTTTTGGGAATCCGAAAACAGACTTTGTCAAGATAA
- a CDS encoding helix-turn-helix domain-containing protein, which produces MLKTYIVRLSQEERQTLKDLVSIGKGAAYKIKHANILLNIDVNGQGWTDEEAAAAFSCHRNTVANLRERLVNEGVESALSRKPRKTPPRQPIIDGEVEAKLIALRCGEPPAGQARWTLRLLADKAVELEIVPAISHETVRQVLKKTN; this is translated from the coding sequence ATGCTCAAGACCTATATTGTCCGATTAAGTCAAGAAGAACGTCAGACCCTAAAAGATTTGGTATCCATCGGCAAAGGAGCGGCTTACAAAATTAAGCACGCCAATATTCTGTTAAACATTGATGTGAATGGACAAGGATGGACGGATGAGGAAGCTGCCGCCGCCTTTAGTTGTCACCGTAACACAGTCGCCAATCTCAGGGAGCGATTGGTCAATGAAGGTGTGGAGTCAGCATTAAGCCGCAAGCCCCGCAAAACGCCGCCTCGTCAACCGATTATTGATGGAGAGGTAGAAGCAAAACTAATCGCCTTACGTTGTGGAGAACCGCCTGCTGGTCAAGCCCGTTGGACATTGAGGTTACTAGCCGACAAGGCGGTCGAGTTAGAAATTGTGCCAGCAATTAGTCACGAAACCGTGCGTCAAGTGTTAAAAAAAACGAACTAA
- a CDS encoding ISL3 family transposase, which yields MWINLDELLGLPKVTVVNYREIDGALFLKLKMKNEVMECPNCHKELEDINQIEYNLVRDLSLLGKKVYLEVPRRQFHCEKCQKYITERLDFMRLRKHYTIRYEEKIYEQVKKKNVEEVRQEEEISWGTLESIFEEYAKQAEKKEWELPEKISLDEFSNRKGKKDFITTVIDINKKELLEVIKGHKKEEIIEALKVQPARVRENVKEVSVDMWEGFTSAIKELFVNAKIVYDRFHVMKNINEELNKLRKKMNIHKKGLTYLLWKNKEELKEEKREELEEILKMYPCLGIAYEMKEEIRDIYEHSRTTNGARRKFEKWMRTASLFYKKSVGMLKTHLTGICNYFENHTTNGLTEGMNTKIKLIKRKSYGFANFEHLRLKLLACFNS from the coding sequence ATGTGGATAAACTTGGATGAGCTACTAGGTTTGCCAAAGGTAACAGTCGTAAACTATCGAGAAATAGATGGTGCTTTGTTCTTAAAATTAAAAATGAAAAACGAAGTAATGGAATGTCCAAATTGTCATAAAGAATTGGAAGATATAAATCAAATAGAATATAATTTGGTTCGGGATTTATCCCTATTGGGAAAGAAAGTATATCTGGAAGTGCCCCGCCGCCAGTTCCATTGTGAAAAATGTCAGAAATACATAACAGAAAGACTGGACTTTATGCGGCTAAGAAAACATTATACAATTCGTTATGAAGAAAAGATTTATGAGCAAGTAAAAAAGAAAAATGTAGAAGAGGTAAGGCAAGAAGAAGAAATAAGTTGGGGAACATTGGAATCAATATTTGAAGAGTATGCAAAGCAGGCAGAAAAGAAGGAATGGGAATTACCAGAAAAGATAAGTTTAGACGAATTTAGTAATAGAAAAGGAAAAAAAGACTTTATTACAACAGTGATAGATATAAATAAAAAGGAATTGTTAGAAGTAATAAAAGGACACAAAAAAGAAGAGATAATAGAAGCCCTAAAAGTGCAGCCAGCAAGGGTTAGAGAGAATGTAAAGGAAGTAAGTGTGGATATGTGGGAGGGATTTACGTCAGCAATAAAGGAGTTATTTGTAAATGCTAAAATCGTCTATGATAGATTTCATGTAATGAAAAATATAAATGAAGAATTGAATAAATTGAGAAAGAAAATGAATATCCATAAAAAGGGTTTAACATACCTATTATGGAAAAATAAAGAAGAGTTAAAAGAAGAAAAAAGAGAAGAGTTAGAAGAGATATTGAAAATGTATCCTTGTTTAGGAATAGCGTATGAAATGAAGGAAGAGATTAGAGATATTTATGAGCATTCAAGAACGACAAATGGTGCAAGGAGAAAATTTGAAAAATGGATGAGAACAGCGAGCCTATTCTATAAAAAAAGTGTGGGTATGCTGAAAACTCATTTGACAGGCATATGCAATTATTTTGAAAACCATACAACTAATGGATTAACGGAAGGGATGAATACAAAAATTAAATTAATAAAAAGGAAAAGTTATGGATTTGCTAATTTTGAGCATCTACGGCTTAAATTGTTAGCTTGCTTTAACTCTTAA
- a CDS encoding IS630 family transposase produces MEDVLEIYHRPYDPNCPVICMDEQPIQLVKETRLPLPAKPGQPEAHDYEYERNGTANIFMFTEPLSGWRKTVVSERRTSVDWATEIKNLLDNDYADNDKVILVCDQLNTHKLASLYEAFEPSTARRLVERLEIHHTPKHGSWLNIAENELSAMTRQCLARRIPDRETLEQETTAWYTQRNHSQKSVDWQFTMAEARIRLKRLYPQIEN; encoded by the coding sequence ATGGAAGATGTTCTAGAAATTTATCACCGACCCTATGACCCCAATTGTCCAGTGATTTGCATGGATGAGCAACCTATACAATTGGTCAAAGAAACCCGCCTTCCTCTACCAGCCAAACCTGGACAGCCAGAGGCGCATGATTACGAATATGAACGCAATGGAACAGCCAATATCTTTATGTTTACAGAACCCTTGTCTGGGTGGCGAAAGACAGTTGTCAGTGAACGTAGAACATCGGTTGACTGGGCAACAGAAATTAAGAATTTACTCGATAACGACTATGCTGATAACGACAAAGTCATTTTAGTATGTGATCAGCTAAATACTCACAAACTTGCCTCACTATATGAAGCATTTGAGCCTTCCACGGCTCGTCGTCTAGTCGAACGGTTGGAAATTCACCATACCCCAAAACATGGCAGTTGGCTTAATATTGCTGAAAACGAGCTGTCCGCAATGACTCGGCAATGCCTAGCTCGTCGAATTCCAGATCGGGAAACTTTAGAGCAAGAAACAACGGCTTGGTACACTCAGCGCAATCATTCCCAAAAGTCGGTAGATTGGCAATTCACGATGGCTGAGGCTCGTATCCGTCTCAAGCGTCTTTATCCACAAATAGAAAATTGA
- a CDS encoding IS4 family transposase, giving the protein MARQHPRRKGNPDLRRKTNQPGVEIPEITKELFELLEPTMFTPLKYLQGTHEKMMRDRVLNLPVMVALVLSIVYRQIAGISEAVRLLEEEGLLWVASLKVSKQAVSKRMMNVPAEIFAILLKGVLEKAAEKGKKLQVGEKWEKIREKFSAVWIADGSTLEQIRKNMKISKEEKSKLGGKIMMVVEAFTQRPVTLWYTENDKSNDKIWCEELAAKLPENGLILVDMGFFSFVWFDLLTEAKKFFLTRFRAGTSYKTKQVLSQGSHYRDEIIIMGNYRSNPCKHPVRLVSVLWGTIWYQYLTNVLSPEQLSAEEVCDLYRRRWTIEEAFLLTKRLLGLAYLWVGNKNGVQIQIICTLIFYTVLNQLVGEVAIALNQPKEKISVEMVFRSLYYVAKAIARGEKPDTVTYLAERAKLFGLVKAERKRHREKAALNQQIWEPIPLS; this is encoded by the coding sequence ATGGCAAGACAACATCCTCGGAGAAAAGGAAACCCAGACTTACGTCGTAAGACAAATCAGCCAGGGGTAGAAATCCCTGAAATAACAAAAGAGTTGTTTGAATTACTAGAACCCACAATGTTTACACCATTAAAATATTTACAGGGAACTCATGAGAAAATGATGAGAGATAGGGTATTAAATTTACCAGTAATGGTGGCATTAGTGTTAAGTATAGTGTATCGTCAAATAGCGGGTATAAGTGAAGCGGTAAGACTGTTAGAGGAAGAGGGATTGCTATGGGTAGCATCATTAAAAGTAAGCAAACAGGCAGTATCAAAAAGAATGATGAATGTGCCAGCCGAAATATTTGCAATATTACTAAAAGGAGTGTTAGAAAAAGCAGCCGAAAAAGGGAAGAAGCTCCAAGTAGGAGAAAAATGGGAAAAAATAAGAGAAAAGTTTAGTGCAGTGTGGATAGCAGATGGCTCAACGCTAGAGCAGATAAGGAAAAATATGAAAATAAGTAAAGAAGAAAAGAGTAAATTGGGGGGTAAAATAATGATGGTAGTGGAAGCCTTTACCCAAAGACCCGTTACTTTATGGTACACAGAAAATGATAAATCAAATGATAAAATATGGTGTGAAGAATTGGCAGCTAAATTACCAGAAAATGGTTTAATTCTCGTAGATATGGGATTTTTTAGCTTTGTGTGGTTTGATTTGTTAACAGAAGCTAAAAAGTTTTTTCTAACCAGATTTAGAGCGGGTACATCTTACAAAACCAAACAAGTATTGTCTCAAGGTAGTCATTACAGAGATGAGATTATCATTATGGGAAATTACCGTTCTAATCCTTGCAAGCATCCGGTGAGATTAGTCTCAGTATTATGGGGAACAATCTGGTATCAGTATTTAACAAATGTGTTGTCTCCCGAACAACTGTCCGCCGAAGAGGTCTGTGATTTATATCGAAGACGATGGACAATCGAAGAAGCCTTTTTATTAACGAAAAGACTTTTAGGACTAGCCTATTTATGGGTAGGTAATAAGAATGGTGTCCAAATCCAGATTATTTGCACTTTGATTTTCTATACGGTCTTAAATCAATTGGTAGGGGAAGTGGCGATTGCTCTAAATCAACCGAAAGAAAAAATCTCAGTAGAGATGGTGTTTCGGAGTCTATACTATGTAGCGAAGGCTATTGCTAGAGGAGAAAAGCCTGATACAGTAACCTATCTGGCTGAACGTGCTAAGTTATTTGGTTTGGTCAAAGCTGAGAGAAAGCGACATCGAGAAAAGGCCGCTCTCAATCAACAAATTTGGGAACCCATTCCTTTAAGTTGA
- a CDS encoding transposase translates to MAQVEGLETDLGIKGKSGILQSMQSRSEFLREPSHKIVFHFTPKHCSWLNQIEMWFSMLMSKLLRRGNFMSREQLKTRILDFIDYFNRTMAKPFKWTYQGKALKQ, encoded by the coding sequence GTGGCGCAAGTCGAAGGACTTGAGACCGACTTGGGCATCAAAGGAAAATCAGGCATTCTCCAATCAATGCAAAGCCGTTCTGAATTTTTGCGAGAGCCCAGTCATAAAATTGTCTTCCACTTCACCCCCAAGCATTGCTCTTGGCTCAATCAAATTGAGATGTGGTTCAGTATGCTGATGAGTAAGTTACTCAGACGAGGCAATTTCATGAGCAGAGAACAGCTCAAAACTCGCATCCTTGACTTCATTGATTACTTTAATCGCACTATGGCTAAACCCTTCAAATGGACTTATCAAGGCAAGGCATTAAAGCAATGA
- a CDS encoding IS630 family transposase, translating to MIKLEFKEEDKRLLSYGRFNHPHPRVQLKMEVLWLKSQGLSHQKIAQFAGVSVNTVTSYIRDYQEGGIEKLKEIKFNRPKSELTEHQGTIEAYFESNPPATINEAVKRIEELTGIKRSPTQVRKFLKSIGMRCLKVGTIPSKADVEAQDSYREKELEPRLEEAKAGKRAVFFVDASHFVMGAFVNFIWCFKRIFIKSPSGRKRFNVLGALNAITHEVIMVTNSSYITGTQVCELLEKIAELGLLIPITLVLDNARYQKCRIVQELAESLGIELLYLPPYSPNLNLIERLWKFVKKKCLYAKYYEDFTQFSAAISGCLEDANVKYKEELDSLLTLRFQRFDKSQIMNV from the coding sequence ATGATTAAGTTAGAATTTAAAGAAGAAGACAAAAGACTGTTGTCTTACGGTCGGTTTAATCACCCGCATCCTAGAGTGCAGCTAAAGATGGAAGTTTTATGGCTAAAAAGTCAGGGATTGTCTCATCAAAAAATTGCTCAATTCGCAGGAGTTTCAGTAAATACGGTGACAAGCTATATCCGTGATTATCAAGAGGGCGGGATAGAAAAACTAAAAGAAATAAAATTTAATCGCCCGAAAAGCGAGTTAACAGAGCATCAAGGGACAATTGAGGCATATTTTGAGTCAAATCCACCAGCAACAATAAATGAAGCAGTAAAAAGAATAGAAGAATTAACAGGAATAAAAAGAAGTCCGACGCAAGTCAGAAAATTTTTAAAGTCAATAGGAATGAGGTGTCTAAAGGTGGGAACAATTCCATCAAAAGCAGATGTAGAAGCTCAGGATAGCTATAGAGAAAAAGAGCTAGAACCAAGGCTAGAAGAGGCAAAAGCAGGAAAAAGGGCAGTTTTCTTTGTAGATGCCTCTCATTTTGTAATGGGAGCATTTGTAAATTTTATATGGTGCTTCAAGAGGATTTTTATTAAGTCACCATCAGGGAGAAAACGTTTTAATGTGTTAGGAGCATTAAATGCAATTACCCATGAAGTAATTATGGTAACGAACAGTTCTTATATTACGGGAACTCAGGTTTGTGAACTCCTAGAAAAGATAGCAGAATTAGGACTATTAATACCGATTACGTTGGTATTAGACAATGCTCGTTATCAAAAATGCCGAATTGTGCAGGAGTTGGCAGAATCATTAGGAATAGAGTTACTGTACTTACCTCCTTATTCTCCTAACTTGAATTTAATTGAAAGACTGTGGAAGTTTGTGAAGAAGAAGTGTTTATACGCAAAATATTATGAAGATTTTACGCAGTTTTCTGCAGCAATTTCAGGATGTCTTGAGGATGCTAACGTAAAATATAAGGAGGAGCTTGATTCTCTGCTCACCTTACGATTTCAACGCTTTGATAAATCTCAGATTATGAACGTTTGA
- a CDS encoding transposase, which produces MTFSLEQILQLFAIACEPPADYDRPLSHWTARELADEMLKQGIVESISPRHVGRLLAEADLKPHQSQYWLNPPPDPEFDEKVSDICQTYLSAMERAEQGEQTISIDEMTGIQALERKAPAQPMRPGKPERREFEYIRHGTQTLIASFNVVSGQIAQASVGDTRTEIDYLNHVQQLVASDPKTVKWHLLMDCLNTHQSESLVGLGGASRRT; this is translated from the coding sequence ATGACCTTTAGCTTAGAGCAGATTCTTCAGTTATTTGCGATAGCTTGTGAGCCACCGGCGGATTATGACCGACCGCTCAGTCATTGGACAGCGCGGGAACTGGCGGATGAAATGCTCAAACAAGGCATTGTTGAGAGCATCTCCCCTCGCCATGTGGGACGATTGCTGGCGGAAGCCGACTTGAAACCACACCAATCGCAATATTGGTTAAATCCTCCCCCCGACCCTGAGTTTGATGAGAAAGTTAGTGACATTTGTCAGACCTACCTGAGTGCAATGGAGCGAGCAGAACAGGGAGAACAGACAATTTCCATTGATGAGATGACCGGCATTCAAGCCTTGGAACGAAAGGCTCCTGCCCAACCAATGCGACCTGGCAAACCAGAAAGGCGAGAATTTGAGTATATTCGTCACGGCACCCAGACGTTAATTGCCAGTTTTAATGTGGTTTCAGGTCAGATTGCCCAAGCCAGTGTGGGAGACACGCGCACTGAGATAGACTATCTCAATCATGTTCAACAGTTGGTTGCCAGTGACCCAAAGACTGTCAAATGGCACCTGCTGATGGATTGCTTGAACACCCATCAATCAGAATCACTAGTAGGCTTGGGTGGCGCAAGTCGAAGGACTTGA
- a CDS encoding IS4 family transposase, translating into MTTAAVEEYKIMLSVGDTTFLDYRNIKEKREGYGPTGKGGNGLILHSALAIEPEKGQVLGLLWQKLWNREVKEKPPTDETAKQKKERQKEQRKAARQRPFEEKESYKWVEALNTCEKQVESSTRVIHVFDREGDVSEVFDSVRQLKHTGVLVRASHNRSLDKNSERLWQHLESEPIRFHQEIEIPSTGKRKARKVKLAVRFCSVNLRTPYRFDNRDPLNVYAVYATEIDCPEGETPLSWMLLTTEVVETIEMAVTILRWYTYRWRVEEFHKVLKSGCQSERYRLASDGMKTLLGFLSVIAVELLHVTYLHRTQPDALAIEILNPLQLQVLKAAASQKLPPILTVAWAVESVAFLGGYLEHRRKTPLGIQVLWRGWLKLHDLCQGWQLAIRT; encoded by the coding sequence ATGACAACTGCCGCCGTAGAAGAATATAAGATAATGCTATCAGTCGGAGATACGACCTTCTTAGATTATCGCAATATCAAGGAAAAAAGGGAAGGGTATGGGCCGACTGGAAAAGGAGGGAATGGATTAATACTGCATAGTGCTTTAGCAATTGAGCCAGAAAAAGGACAAGTATTAGGTTTATTATGGCAAAAACTGTGGAATAGGGAGGTAAAAGAAAAGCCCCCAACAGATGAAACGGCGAAGCAGAAAAAAGAAAGACAGAAAGAACAAAGAAAAGCAGCTCGTCAAAGACCATTTGAGGAAAAAGAATCCTACAAATGGGTAGAGGCTCTAAACACCTGTGAGAAACAGGTAGAAAGTTCAACGAGGGTAATTCATGTATTTGACAGAGAAGGAGATGTTTCAGAAGTCTTTGACTCAGTGCGTCAACTCAAGCATACAGGAGTGCTGGTCAGAGCGTCTCATAATCGTAGTTTAGACAAAAATAGTGAACGACTTTGGCAACATTTGGAATCAGAACCGATTCGTTTTCATCAAGAAATCGAGATTCCGAGTACAGGAAAAAGAAAAGCACGGAAGGTTAAGCTTGCCGTCCGATTTTGCTCAGTTAATCTACGAACTCCCTATCGTTTTGATAATCGTGACCCGTTGAATGTCTATGCTGTTTATGCGACAGAAATCGATTGTCCCGAAGGCGAAACTCCTTTATCTTGGATGCTTCTGACTACAGAAGTTGTTGAGACTATTGAGATGGCTGTCACTATTCTTCGTTGGTACACCTACCGATGGCGGGTTGAAGAATTTCATAAAGTCCTTAAGTCTGGTTGTCAGAGTGAGCGTTATCGACTTGCCTCTGATGGAATGAAAACTCTTTTGGGTTTTTTAAGTGTCATTGCTGTTGAACTTTTACACGTTACTTATCTTCATCGTACCCAGCCCGATGCTCTCGCGATTGAAATTCTTAATCCTCTTCAACTTCAGGTGTTAAAAGCAGCCGCCTCTCAAAAACTTCCCCCTATTTTGACTGTTGCTTGGGCTGTCGAGTCTGTTGCTTTTCTTGGTGGTTATCTTGAACATCGTCGTAAAACTCCTCTCGGTATCCAAGTCCTTTGGCGCGGTTGGTTGAAGTTGCATGACCTTTGCCAAGGCTGGCAGCTTGCAATCCGCACTTAA
- a CDS encoding transposase has translation MGRLLAEADLKPHQSQYWLNPPPDPEFDEKVSDICQTYLSAMERAEQGEQTISIDEMTGIQALERKAPAQPMRPGKPERREFEYIRHGTQTLIASFNVVSGQIAQASVGDTRTEIDYLNHVQQLVASDPKTVKWHLLMDCLNTHQSESLVGLGGNRATVYHCFNALP, from the coding sequence GTGGGACGATTGCTGGCGGAAGCCGACTTGAAACCACACCAATCGCAATATTGGTTAAATCCTCCCCCCGACCCTGAGTTTGATGAGAAAGTTAGTGACATTTGTCAGACCTACCTGAGTGCAATGGAGCGAGCAGAACAGGGAGAACAGACAATTTCCATTGATGAGATGACCGGCATTCAAGCCTTGGAACGAAAGGCTCCTGCCCAACCAATGCGACCTGGCAAACCAGAAAGGCGAGAATTTGAGTATATTCGTCACGGCACCCAGACGTTAATTGCCAGTTTTAATGTGGTTTCAGGTCAGATTGCCCAAGCCAGTGTGGGAGACACGCGCACTGAGATAGACTATCTCAATCATGTTCAACAGTTGGTTGCCAGTGACCCAAAGACTGTCAAGTGGCACCTGCTGATGGATTGCTTGAACACCCATCAATCAGAATCACTAGTAGGCTTGGGCGGGAATAGAGCGACCGTTTATCATTGCTTTAATGCCTTGCCTTGA
- a CDS encoding IS1634 family transposase: protein MFSLLGPPHFMQLGDGNESDKKVFPQIIKDCQETLNMEGLSVMDGAFYTAENVGMARSIQWLSRVPLKEATETLANISEDQWQQGEQDGYRWQVRASEYGGEQQRWLVVESAQRLQSDNKAISQKIEKADKVVKKEWQKLCGQNFACEADALTEAQLWPKTLTYHQLSQVEVQTIPYYDKGGRPKQGATPLGFHYRLTGQLSLDSSCLEATSKRAGRFILATNVLPVFRTSLEKIKIDSKMATE, encoded by the coding sequence TTGTTCAGTCTATTGGGGCCACCTCACTTTATGCAATTAGGAGATGGCAATGAATCGGATAAAAAGGTGTTTCCCCAGATAATCAAAGACTGTCAAGAAACGTTGAATATGGAAGGTTTATCGGTGATGGATGGAGCTTTTTATACGGCGGAAAATGTGGGCATGGCGAGGTCAATTCAATGGTTAAGTCGTGTCCCTCTGAAAGAAGCCACTGAGACTTTGGCAAATATATCAGAAGACCAATGGCAGCAGGGTGAACAGGACGGTTATCGTTGGCAAGTGAGGGCTTCGGAATATGGGGGTGAACAGCAACGATGGCTTGTGGTCGAAAGTGCTCAACGTCTCCAGTCCGATAATAAAGCTATAAGTCAAAAAATTGAGAAAGCCGATAAAGTTGTCAAAAAAGAATGGCAGAAACTTTGTGGACAGAATTTTGCTTGTGAGGCCGATGCTCTTACTGAGGCTCAACTCTGGCCAAAAACCTTGACTTATCATCAACTCAGTCAAGTTGAGGTTCAGACTATTCCTTACTATGACAAGGGAGGAAGACCGAAACAAGGGGCTACTCCTCTCGGTTTTCATTACCGCTTAACTGGCCAATTAAGCCTTGATTCCTCTTGCTTAGAAGCCACATCTAAACGGGCTGGACGCTTTATTTTGGCTACTAATGTTCTCCCCGTATTCCGTACTAGTCTTGAAAAAATAAAAATAGATTCAAAAATGGCTACAGAATAG
- a CDS encoding transposase: MQLCQRLEQILENLRPAFSREATYQWFILLAWGVVLNSQPSAITSYVNALGLTESYYHQALHWFESKAFNVKGLTLGWSKWVSQHENLYRIKEKRVYVGDGIKVGKEGRKMPGVKRLHQESGNVAKPEWIRGHYFNALSVLVGAGKACFALPLVLRLDDGIKSKATAKEGKKGSKKEKTTLVTKMGELCTTYAEAGSYVILDAYFACGAVLKSFRQNALHLITRVRCSTVAYAPFSSVPTLRGKGRPRLWGSSIKLESLFALVEDFPTAKVWLYGQQVSVSYQCFEFHWDSPHQLVKFVLTQLPNGQRLILLSTDLCLTGPEIIAAYGLRFKIEVTFRQLIHLLGGFAYRFWLKALPTLPTWPSNLILPDYPQTVQTQILNKVEAFERFVNLHVIVLGLLQILSLELPQGIWANFPRWFRTLPSHGYPSERIAQLAIQHQAPMIFPQSPPSLLLPKFLAAKLDPFPSPDRLTLAA, translated from the coding sequence ATGCAACTATGTCAGCGACTAGAGCAAATCCTAGAGAATCTCCGTCCCGCCTTTAGCCGAGAAGCAACGTACCAATGGTTTATCCTATTAGCCTGGGGAGTAGTGCTCAACAGCCAACCGAGCGCAATAACAAGCTATGTCAATGCCTTAGGGTTAACAGAGAGCTACTACCATCAGGCACTACATTGGTTTGAATCCAAGGCATTTAACGTCAAAGGACTGACCTTGGGATGGTCGAAGTGGGTAAGTCAGCATGAAAATCTATATCGAATCAAGGAAAAACGAGTGTATGTGGGGGATGGAATCAAAGTGGGGAAAGAAGGGCGCAAGATGCCAGGGGTAAAACGACTACACCAAGAATCCGGAAATGTGGCGAAGCCAGAATGGATAAGGGGGCATTACTTCAATGCCTTGAGTGTTTTGGTGGGAGCAGGAAAAGCCTGCTTTGCCTTGCCCTTAGTGTTGCGGCTAGACGATGGCATCAAGTCCAAAGCAACGGCAAAGGAAGGGAAAAAAGGCAGCAAAAAAGAGAAGACTACTCTAGTCACGAAAATGGGGGAGCTTTGCACTACCTACGCAGAGGCGGGAAGCTATGTGATTTTGGATGCTTACTTCGCTTGTGGAGCAGTGCTCAAAAGTTTTCGCCAAAATGCCTTGCATCTCATCACCCGAGTGCGTTGCTCTACAGTGGCATATGCTCCCTTTTCTTCCGTTCCGACCTTGAGGGGGAAAGGACGACCACGGCTTTGGGGGAGTTCAATAAAACTAGAAAGCCTGTTTGCTCTTGTGGAGGATTTTCCCACCGCTAAAGTCTGGCTCTATGGTCAACAAGTCTCCGTTTCTTATCAGTGCTTTGAGTTCCACTGGGATAGTCCCCATCAGCTCGTTAAGTTTGTCCTCACCCAATTGCCCAACGGACAAAGACTGATTCTGCTTTCTACTGACCTCTGTTTGACTGGACCTGAGATTATTGCCGCTTACGGTCTCCGATTTAAGATTGAAGTCACTTTTCGTCAATTAATCCATCTTTTGGGCGGCTTTGCCTATCGTTTTTGGCTTAAGGCTCTTCCTACTTTACCGACCTGGCCTAGCAATCTTATCCTCCCTGACTATCCCCAAACTGTTCAGACTCAGATTTTAAACAAAGTAGAAGCCTTTGAGCGTTTTGTTAATCTTCATGTCATTGTTCTCGGCTTACTTCAAATTCTTTCCTTAGAGTTACCCCAGGGGATTTGGGCTAATTTCCCTCGCTGGTTTCGGACTCTACCCTCCCATGGCTATCCTAGTGAACGCATTGCTCAACTAGCCATCCAACATCAAGCCCCAATGATTTTTCCTCAAAGTCCACCTAGTCTGCTTTTGCCTAAATTCCTTGCCGCTAAACTTGACCCTTTTCCAAGTCCTGATAGACTTACTTTGGCCGCATAG